The Vibrio agarivorans genome window below encodes:
- the cysI gene encoding assimilatory sulfite reductase (NADPH) hemoprotein subunit, with translation MSQQQEVLGEVLGPLSDNERLKRESNFLRGTIEADLSDQITGGFTADNFQLIRFHGMYQQDDRDIRNERAKQKLEPLHNVMLRARMPGGIIKPEQWLAIDKFASEHTMYGSIRLTTRQTFQFHGVLKPNIKLMHQTLNSIGIDSIATAGDVNRNVLCTTNPVESELHQEAYEWAKKISEHLLPKTRAYAEIWLDGEKLEGTQDEEPILGSNYLPRKFKTTVVIPPQNDVDVHANDLNFVAIAEKGKLVGFNVLVGGGLAMTHGDTSTYPRKADDFGFVSLEKTLDVAAAVVTTQRDWGNRSNRKNAKTKYTLDRVGIDVFKAEVEKRADVKFQESRPYEFTERGDRIGWVEGIDGKHHLALFIENGRLLDYPGKPLKTGVAEIAKIHKGDFRMTANQNLIVAGVAKSQKAKIEKIAREHGLMDDDISEQRKDSMACVAFPTCPLAMAEAERFLPEFVSQVEEILVSHGLTKEESIILRVTGCPNGCGRAMLAEIGLVGKAPGRYNLHLGGNKAGTRVPKMYKENITDQQILQEIDSLVDRWAKEREAEEAFGDFVIRTGIVEEVIVSKRDFHA, from the coding sequence ATGAGTCAGCAACAAGAAGTATTAGGTGAAGTGTTAGGCCCACTGTCTGATAACGAGCGCCTTAAAAGAGAGAGCAACTTTCTACGCGGTACAATTGAGGCTGATTTGAGCGATCAGATCACCGGTGGCTTTACCGCTGATAACTTCCAGCTCATTCGTTTTCATGGCATGTATCAACAGGATGACCGCGATATCCGCAATGAACGAGCGAAGCAGAAGTTAGAGCCTCTGCATAATGTGATGCTTCGAGCGCGTATGCCGGGAGGCATCATTAAGCCAGAGCAATGGCTAGCGATCGATAAGTTTGCTAGTGAACATACGATGTATGGCAGTATTCGCCTTACGACGCGCCAAACGTTTCAGTTTCATGGTGTACTCAAGCCAAACATCAAGCTAATGCACCAAACCTTAAATAGTATTGGTATTGATTCGATTGCAACTGCTGGTGACGTTAACCGAAATGTGTTGTGTACGACAAACCCAGTCGAGTCCGAATTACACCAAGAAGCTTATGAGTGGGCGAAAAAGATCAGTGAGCACCTGCTTCCTAAAACACGCGCCTACGCTGAAATCTGGCTGGACGGTGAAAAGCTAGAAGGGACACAAGATGAAGAGCCGATCCTAGGTAGCAACTATCTACCACGTAAATTCAAAACAACCGTTGTGATCCCGCCTCAGAATGATGTTGATGTACATGCAAACGACCTTAACTTCGTTGCAATAGCAGAGAAAGGCAAGTTGGTCGGTTTCAACGTGCTGGTGGGTGGTGGATTGGCGATGACTCATGGAGATACTTCAACATACCCTCGTAAAGCAGACGACTTTGGTTTTGTCTCACTAGAAAAAACACTCGATGTTGCTGCCGCGGTTGTGACGACCCAAAGAGATTGGGGGAATCGTTCAAATCGTAAAAACGCCAAAACAAAATACACACTCGATCGTGTCGGTATTGATGTGTTTAAGGCAGAAGTAGAGAAACGTGCTGATGTTAAGTTTCAAGAGAGCCGGCCTTATGAGTTCACTGAGCGTGGAGACCGTATAGGTTGGGTTGAAGGAATTGATGGTAAGCATCATTTGGCCCTCTTTATTGAGAACGGCCGCTTACTTGATTATCCAGGCAAGCCACTAAAAACGGGTGTCGCTGAGATTGCGAAGATACATAAAGGTGATTTCCGCATGACAGCAAACCAAAACCTAATCGTTGCGGGCGTTGCTAAGAGCCAAAAAGCCAAAATCGAGAAAATTGCACGCGAACATGGGTTGATGGATGACGATATCAGCGAGCAGCGTAAAGACTCGATGGCTTGTGTCGCGTTCCCAACCTGTCCTTTGGCAATGGCTGAAGCCGAGCGTTTTCTTCCGGAGTTTGTCTCCCAAGTCGAAGAGATATTAGTGAGTCATGGTTTAACTAAAGAAGAGAGCATTATTCTTCGAGTTACCGGTTGTCCAAATGGTTGTGGTCGCGCCATGCTGGCAGAAATTGGCCTAGTCGGAAAAGCGCCAGGTCGTTACAACCTTCACTTAGGTGGTAACAAAGCAGGTACGCGAGTACCTAAAATGTATAAAGAAAACATTACTGATCAACAAATACTGCAAGAGATTGATTCTTTAGTCGATCGCTGGGCGAAAGAGCGTGAAGCGGAAGAAGCGTTTGGCGATTTCGTTATTAGAACCGGAATTGTTGAAGAAGTTATTGTATCGAAGAGGGACTTTCATGCTTGA
- a CDS encoding phosphoadenylyl-sulfate reductase translates to MLDSVTSKWKLAELLSLTKTEQILRLAEINAELEQLTAQQRVEWALENLPGNHVVSSSFGIQAALMLHLLTQAKPDIPVILTDTGYLFAETYTFIDQLSAQLTLNLKVYRSNQSPNWQEARHGKLWEQGIEGIEKYNKLNKVEPMRRALADLNTQTWFSGLRREQSQSRSSLPILSVQNGVFKFLPVIDWTNKDVHYYLKEHGLPYHPLWEQGYLSVGDTHTTQKWEPGMSEEQTRFFGLKRECGLHEDDGEQYGSGI, encoded by the coding sequence ATGCTTGATTCTGTCACTTCTAAATGGAAGTTAGCAGAACTACTCTCATTAACTAAGACGGAGCAGATTCTCCGTCTTGCAGAAATCAATGCAGAGTTAGAACAGCTAACTGCGCAACAAAGAGTTGAATGGGCTCTGGAGAACTTACCTGGTAATCATGTAGTGTCCTCCAGTTTCGGGATACAAGCTGCATTGATGTTGCACTTATTAACTCAGGCAAAACCGGATATTCCCGTCATACTTACAGATACAGGGTATCTGTTTGCAGAAACCTATACCTTTATAGACCAATTGAGTGCACAGCTTACGTTGAATCTCAAAGTCTATCGTTCCAATCAAAGCCCTAACTGGCAAGAAGCACGCCACGGTAAATTATGGGAGCAAGGTATAGAGGGAATAGAGAAATACAACAAACTGAATAAAGTTGAACCTATGCGTCGCGCTTTGGCTGACCTTAATACACAAACTTGGTTTTCAGGTTTACGAAGAGAGCAATCGCAATCTAGGTCAAGTTTACCAATTCTGTCAGTACAAAATGGTGTGTTTAAATTCTTGCCAGTGATTGATTGGACGAACAAAGACGTTCACTACTATTTAAAAGAACATGGTTTACCGTATCACCCGCTTTGGGAGCAAGGCTACCTGTCTGTCGGAGATACTCATACGACGCAAAAGTGGGAGCCTGGTATGTCGGAAGAACAAACTCGCTTTTTTGGTTTAAAAAGAGAATGTGGACTTCATGAAGATGATGGAGAACAGTATGGTTCTGGCATTTAA
- a CDS encoding PilZ domain-containing protein gives MKMKSDNEAKRKYIRWYFWMPEEPFKSQASGLAVQLKQPGWFRHKTLGRAVIKDISMGGAGVLVSNRIKVPDKIIVSIPDGDEFSADVVYQRDEGELFTFLGITWSDTNDEKRMDLINQVQELTNLESRLQVTTVEPEK, from the coding sequence ATGAAAATGAAGTCAGACAACGAAGCAAAGAGAAAGTACATCCGCTGGTATTTTTGGATGCCTGAAGAGCCATTTAAATCACAAGCAAGCGGGTTAGCAGTTCAGCTTAAACAACCAGGCTGGTTTCGCCATAAGACGTTGGGAAGAGCTGTTATAAAAGACATCAGCATGGGTGGGGCTGGTGTTCTAGTATCAAATCGAATTAAAGTGCCAGACAAGATTATTGTTTCAATACCTGATGGCGATGAGTTCAGTGCAGATGTGGTTTATCAAAGAGATGAAGGCGAGCTATTCACATTTCTAGGGATAACTTGGTCCGATACAAACGACGAAAAACGCATGGATTTGATTAATCAGGTACAAGAATTAACAAACCTAGAAAGTCGCCTTCAAGTGACAACTGTAGAGCCAGAAAAATAG
- the metH gene encoding methionine synthase, protein MGTNLRQQIEAQLKQKILLIDGGMGTMIQGHKLEENDYRGERFSDWHCDLKGNNDLLVLTQPELIKDIHKEYLEAGADILETNTFNATTIAMADYDMQSLSEEINFAAAKLAREAADEWTAKTPDKPRYVAGVLGPTNRTCSISPDVNDPGYRNVSFDELVEAYSESTHALIKGGSDLILIETIFDTLNAKACAFAVESVFEELGYSLPVMISGTITDASGRTLSGQTTEAFYNALRHVSPISFGLNCALGPDELRPYVEELSRISDTFVSAHPNAGLPNAFGEYDLSPEEMASHVQEWAASGFLNLIGGCCGTTPEHIRQMASVVENLPPRALPDIPKACRLSGLEPLTIEKDTLFINVGERTNVTGSARFKRLIKEELYDEALDVARQQVENGAQIIDINMDEGMLDAEACMVRFLNLCASEPEISKVPIMVDSSKWEVIEAGLKCIQGKGIVNSISLKEGKEKFVEQAKLIRRYGAAVIVMAFDEVGQAETRARKLEICTNAYRILVDEVGFPPEDIIFDPNIFAVATGIEEHNNYAVDFIEAVADIKRDLPYAMISGGVSNVSFSFRGNNYVREAIHAVFLYHCFKNGMDMGIVNAGQLEIYDNVPEKLRDAVEDVVLNRRDDGTERLLDIAAEYAGKGVGKEDDASALEWRSWPVEKRLEHALVKGITEFIVDDTEEARVNASKPLEVIEGPLMDGMNVVGDLFGEGKMFLPQVVKSARVMKQAVAHLEPYINAEKQAGSTNGKILLATVKGDVHDIGKNIVGVVLQCNNYEIIDLGVMVPCEKILKVAKEENVDIIGLSGLITPSLDEMVHVAKEMERLDFDLPLLIGGATTSKAHTAVKIEQNYKNSVVYVNNASRAVGVCTSLLSDELRPGFVEKLGADYERVRDQHNRKKPRTKPVTLEQARANKVALDWANYTPPNPAKPGIHVFDDVDVSTLRQYIDWTPFFMTWSLVGKYPKIFEHEEVGEEAQRLFADANEWLDKIESQQLLKVRGMCGLFPAASVDDDIEVYTDESRTKVAKVLHNLRQQTEKPKGYNYCLSDYIAPKESGKQDWIGGFAVTGGIGERELADEFKAQGDDYNAIMIQAVADRLAEAFAEYLHERVRTDIWGYAPEEQLTNEELIRENYQGIRPAPGYPACPEHTEKGSLWELLNVEEAIEMSLTSSYAMWPGASVSGWYFSHPDSRYFAIAQIQQDQVASYADRKGWDQLEAEKWLGPNING, encoded by the coding sequence GTGGGAACGAATTTAAGGCAGCAGATTGAAGCTCAATTGAAGCAGAAAATCTTGTTAATCGATGGTGGCATGGGCACCATGATTCAAGGACATAAGCTGGAAGAAAATGATTATCGAGGTGAGCGTTTTTCTGACTGGCATTGTGACCTTAAGGGAAACAACGACCTGTTGGTTCTTACTCAGCCAGAGCTGATTAAGGATATTCACAAAGAATACCTTGAAGCGGGCGCAGATATACTAGAAACAAACACGTTTAATGCGACCACTATCGCGATGGCTGACTACGATATGCAAAGCCTTAGCGAAGAGATTAACTTTGCCGCTGCCAAGCTAGCTCGTGAAGCTGCAGATGAGTGGACAGCAAAGACACCAGATAAGCCTAGATACGTGGCCGGTGTTTTAGGGCCAACTAACCGTACATGTTCTATTTCTCCAGATGTAAACGATCCCGGCTATCGTAATGTCAGCTTCGATGAGTTGGTTGAGGCTTATTCCGAGTCTACTCATGCCTTGATCAAAGGTGGAAGCGATCTCATTCTTATCGAAACAATCTTTGATACTTTGAATGCCAAGGCTTGTGCTTTTGCCGTTGAAAGTGTTTTTGAGGAGTTGGGTTATTCCCTGCCTGTAATGATTTCTGGCACGATCACCGATGCCTCTGGCCGTACCCTTTCCGGCCAAACTACCGAGGCGTTTTACAACGCGTTACGCCACGTTAGCCCAATCTCTTTTGGTCTAAATTGTGCTTTAGGGCCTGATGAGCTTCGTCCCTACGTAGAAGAGCTATCGCGTATTTCTGATACTTTTGTCTCTGCGCACCCAAATGCTGGCTTACCGAATGCTTTTGGTGAATATGATCTCTCTCCTGAGGAAATGGCATCACATGTACAAGAGTGGGCAGCTAGCGGTTTCTTAAACTTGATTGGTGGTTGTTGCGGTACGACTCCTGAGCATATTCGTCAGATGGCTTCAGTCGTCGAGAATTTGCCTCCTCGAGCACTTCCTGATATTCCCAAAGCCTGCCGCCTCTCCGGTCTTGAGCCGCTTACAATAGAAAAAGATACCCTGTTTATCAATGTTGGTGAGCGAACTAACGTCACCGGATCAGCTCGCTTCAAGCGTTTAATCAAAGAAGAGCTTTATGATGAAGCCTTAGATGTTGCTCGTCAGCAGGTTGAAAACGGTGCTCAGATCATTGATATCAATATGGATGAGGGGATGCTAGATGCAGAAGCATGTATGGTCCGCTTCCTTAATCTGTGTGCGTCAGAACCTGAGATTTCTAAAGTCCCTATCATGGTTGATTCCTCTAAGTGGGAAGTTATTGAAGCGGGCCTAAAGTGTATCCAGGGCAAGGGAATTGTTAACTCTATTTCTTTGAAAGAAGGGAAAGAGAAATTTGTTGAACAGGCCAAATTGATTCGTCGCTATGGGGCTGCCGTCATTGTTATGGCCTTTGATGAAGTCGGCCAAGCAGAAACTCGCGCACGAAAACTCGAAATTTGTACGAATGCGTATCGTATTTTAGTTGATGAGGTTGGCTTTCCACCGGAAGACATCATTTTTGACCCGAATATTTTTGCTGTCGCAACGGGTATTGAAGAGCATAACAACTATGCTGTTGACTTCATTGAGGCGGTAGCAGACATCAAACGTGACCTTCCTTATGCAATGATTTCTGGCGGTGTGTCTAACGTCTCTTTCTCTTTCCGTGGAAATAACTATGTACGAGAAGCGATTCATGCTGTGTTCCTTTACCACTGCTTTAAGAATGGTATGGATATGGGGATCGTGAATGCTGGTCAGCTCGAGATCTACGACAACGTCCCTGAAAAGCTGAGGGATGCGGTAGAAGATGTTGTCCTCAATCGTCGTGATGATGGTACTGAACGCCTTCTTGATATTGCAGCTGAATACGCAGGTAAAGGCGTTGGCAAAGAAGATGATGCATCGGCTCTTGAATGGCGTAGTTGGCCAGTAGAAAAGCGTTTAGAGCACGCTCTCGTAAAAGGTATAACAGAGTTTATCGTTGACGATACTGAAGAAGCTCGAGTCAATGCTAGTAAGCCACTTGAGGTGATTGAAGGCCCCCTAATGGATGGCATGAATGTCGTGGGTGACTTGTTTGGTGAAGGTAAGATGTTCCTTCCTCAGGTTGTTAAGTCAGCACGCGTAATGAAGCAAGCCGTCGCCCACCTTGAGCCTTACATCAACGCAGAAAAACAAGCTGGTTCTACCAACGGTAAAATCCTGCTTGCGACGGTTAAAGGTGATGTTCACGACATTGGTAAGAATATTGTGGGTGTCGTTCTGCAGTGCAATAACTACGAAATTATTGATCTTGGCGTTATGGTACCTTGTGAGAAGATCTTAAAGGTTGCCAAGGAAGAAAATGTCGACATTATTGGCCTATCAGGGCTGATTACCCCATCACTTGATGAGATGGTTCATGTGGCTAAAGAGATGGAGCGCCTAGATTTTGATTTGCCTCTGTTGATTGGCGGAGCAACAACATCGAAAGCTCACACGGCCGTTAAGATTGAACAGAACTACAAAAATTCAGTGGTATACGTAAACAATGCGTCTCGCGCAGTGGGTGTTTGCACATCGCTGTTATCTGATGAGTTGAGGCCTGGTTTTGTTGAAAAGCTCGGTGCCGATTATGAGCGTGTTCGTGATCAGCACAATCGTAAGAAGCCACGCACTAAGCCTGTGACACTTGAGCAAGCGAGAGCGAATAAGGTTGCGCTTGATTGGGCGAACTACACTCCGCCTAACCCTGCAAAGCCGGGTATCCATGTCTTCGATGATGTTGATGTTTCAACACTTCGTCAGTATATCGATTGGACGCCGTTCTTTATGACGTGGTCTTTGGTTGGTAAATATCCAAAGATATTTGAACATGAAGAAGTCGGTGAAGAAGCACAGCGACTGTTTGCGGATGCGAATGAGTGGTTAGATAAGATTGAATCACAGCAGCTACTCAAAGTTCGTGGTATGTGTGGCTTGTTCCCAGCAGCGAGTGTCGACGACGATATTGAAGTGTATACCGATGAGTCACGCACTAAGGTAGCCAAAGTTCTGCATAACTTACGTCAGCAGACAGAGAAGCCTAAAGGGTATAACTACTGTCTATCAGACTATATCGCACCGAAAGAGAGTGGCAAGCAAGACTGGATTGGCGGATTTGCTGTGACTGGAGGCATTGGTGAGCGTGAACTTGCGGATGAGTTTAAAGCGCAAGGTGATGATTATAATGCCATCATGATTCAGGCAGTTGCTGATCGACTTGCTGAAGCTTTTGCTGAGTACCTCCATGAGCGTGTTCGAACGGATATTTGGGGCTACGCACCCGAAGAGCAGTTGACCAACGAAGAGTTAATCCGAGAGAACTATCAAGGTATTCGCCCAGCCCCGGGTTACCCTGCGTGTCCTGAACACACAGAAAAGGGCAGCCTCTGGGAGCTACTCAATGTTGAAGAGGCAATAGAGATGTCTCTGACGTCGAGCTATGCCATGTGGCCAGGTGCATCGGTATCGGGCTGGTACTTCTCACATCCAGACTCACGCTATTTTGCGATCGCTCAGATCCAACAAGATCAGGTAGCAAGTTATGCTGACCGTAAAGGTTGGGATCAACTAGAGGCTGAGAAATGGCTAGGGCCGAACATTAACGGATAG
- the lysC gene encoding lysine-sensitive aspartokinase 3, whose product MSTFNVAKFGGTSVANFEAMSRCASIIESHPSTRLVVSSACSGVTNLLVELANGVQEQEQRAAVLQKLADIHETILAKLENAAEAAEAANEVYAILDTVTSLAEAASIQSSTKLTDHLVACGELMSTHILAQLMRERGINAIRFDIRDVLKTDSNFGRAEPNLEQTAQQAKERLIPLCQEYVVVTQGFIGSNEVGDTTTLGRGGSDYSAALIAEAVEASGLEIWTDVPGIYTTDPRIAPKAAPIPEISFSEASEMANFGAKILHPSTLVPALRHDIPVFVGSSREPEKGGTWIRHHAETSPLYRALALRNNQTMVTLRSAKMFHAYGFLAKVFEILAKHKISVDLITTSEISVSLTLDQTDTCGGAPQLPQAAREELEELCHVEVEHNLSVVALIGNNMSSSKGSAKQVFGTLEDFNLRMICYGASQHNLCFLLHESVAKQAIQRLHQELFEQ is encoded by the coding sequence GTGAGCACATTCAATGTCGCCAAATTTGGCGGAACAAGTGTCGCAAATTTTGAAGCTATGAGCCGTTGTGCCTCAATCATTGAGAGCCACCCATCGACCCGCCTTGTTGTAAGCAGCGCATGTTCAGGTGTCACTAACCTGCTTGTTGAACTGGCTAACGGTGTTCAAGAACAAGAGCAGCGCGCTGCCGTTCTTCAAAAGCTAGCCGATATTCATGAAACAATTCTAGCGAAGCTAGAGAATGCGGCTGAAGCGGCTGAAGCGGCTAATGAAGTTTATGCCATCCTTGATACGGTCACTAGCCTCGCAGAGGCAGCCTCCATTCAATCAAGCACAAAGCTGACGGATCACCTAGTCGCTTGCGGTGAGCTTATGTCAACTCACATTCTCGCCCAACTCATGCGTGAGCGCGGGATCAATGCAATTCGTTTTGATATTCGAGACGTCCTAAAAACTGACAGCAATTTTGGCCGTGCAGAGCCTAATCTCGAGCAAACAGCGCAGCAAGCGAAAGAGCGACTGATCCCACTGTGTCAGGAATATGTCGTGGTGACTCAGGGCTTTATTGGTTCTAATGAGGTCGGTGATACCACAACCCTAGGCCGTGGTGGTAGTGACTATAGTGCTGCACTCATTGCTGAAGCCGTTGAGGCTTCAGGGTTAGAAATCTGGACAGATGTGCCGGGTATCTACACAACCGATCCTAGAATCGCTCCTAAGGCAGCCCCAATTCCAGAAATCAGCTTTAGTGAAGCTTCTGAAATGGCAAACTTTGGTGCAAAGATCCTACACCCTTCTACACTCGTGCCAGCATTACGTCACGATATTCCTGTTTTTGTTGGATCTTCTCGTGAACCAGAGAAAGGTGGTACTTGGATTCGCCACCATGCAGAGACTTCTCCGCTTTATCGTGCTCTTGCTCTTCGCAACAACCAAACTATGGTGACATTACGCAGTGCAAAAATGTTCCACGCGTATGGCTTCCTAGCCAAAGTGTTTGAGATCTTGGCAAAACACAAGATTTCAGTCGATCTTATCACTACCTCTGAGATCAGTGTGTCACTGACTCTTGATCAAACTGATACCTGTGGTGGTGCCCCTCAACTTCCTCAAGCTGCAAGAGAAGAGCTTGAAGAGCTCTGCCATGTTGAGGTTGAGCATAACCTAAGTGTAGTGGCCTTGATTGGTAATAACATGAGCTCTTCAAAGGGATCGGCGAAACAGGTATTCGGTACACTTGAAGACTTTAATCTACGTATGATCTGTTACGGAGCAAGCCAACATAACCTTTGCTTCTTACTGCATGAGTCTGTCGCTAAACAAGCGATCCAGCGTCTACATCAAGAGCTGTTCGAGCAGTAA
- a CDS encoding pyridoxal-phosphate-dependent aminotransferase family protein has protein sequence MSIQSFIPPRRILMGPGPSDISPQVLQAMSRPTVGHLDPLFIQMMDEVKALLKYAFQTENEFTIAVSAPGSAGMEACFVNLIEPGDKVIVCRNGVFGERMRENVLRAGGEAVVVDDEWGSPASPEKVEQAFLNHPDAKILAFVHAETSTGALSDAQTLGTLAKRHSALTIVDTVTSLGGVPLKVDEWQLDAVYSGSQKCLSCVPGLSPVTFSAAAIEKIQSRDTPIQSWFLDQSLVLGYWSGEGKRSYHHTAPVNSLYALHESLVLLQNEGLESAWQRHQEMHQKLKQGLEALGFKFVVEEAYRLPQLNAVYIPEGIDEAKIRQQLLNEYNLEIGAGLGALAGKAWRIGLMGYGASQQNVSLCLKALEEKLK, from the coding sequence ATGTCTATCCAAAGTTTTATCCCCCCAAGACGTATTCTAATGGGCCCCGGTCCTTCAGATATCTCCCCACAGGTACTTCAGGCGATGAGTCGCCCCACCGTGGGTCATCTTGATCCTCTATTTATTCAAATGATGGATGAAGTAAAGGCGTTGCTCAAATACGCTTTCCAAACGGAGAATGAATTTACTATTGCGGTTTCTGCTCCGGGCAGTGCAGGAATGGAAGCCTGCTTTGTTAACCTTATTGAGCCGGGAGATAAGGTTATTGTGTGCCGTAACGGTGTGTTTGGCGAGCGCATGCGCGAAAATGTATTACGCGCTGGGGGCGAAGCTGTTGTTGTGGATGATGAGTGGGGATCGCCTGCTTCACCGGAAAAGGTCGAGCAAGCCTTCTTGAATCATCCTGATGCCAAAATCCTCGCGTTTGTGCATGCAGAAACCTCAACGGGGGCATTGAGCGATGCTCAAACGCTCGGTACGTTGGCTAAGCGTCATAGTGCATTGACGATTGTTGATACTGTGACTTCTTTGGGTGGTGTGCCGCTGAAGGTGGATGAGTGGCAACTGGATGCGGTCTACTCAGGTAGCCAGAAGTGCTTGTCATGCGTTCCTGGTTTATCTCCAGTGACATTCTCTGCCGCTGCGATTGAGAAGATACAATCGCGTGATACCCCAATTCAAAGTTGGTTTTTAGATCAAAGCTTAGTACTCGGCTATTGGAGTGGTGAAGGTAAACGTAGCTACCACCATACAGCACCAGTGAATAGCCTCTATGCGCTTCACGAATCGTTAGTACTTCTGCAAAACGAAGGTTTAGAGAGTGCCTGGCAGCGTCACCAAGAGATGCACCAGAAACTTAAACAAGGCCTAGAGGCTCTGGGCTTTAAGTTTGTTGTTGAGGAGGCTTATCGCTTACCACAGCTGAATGCCGTGTATATTCCTGAGGGCATCGATGAGGCGAAAATTCGTCAACAACTGCTCAACGAATATAACTTGGAGATTGGCGCTGGCTTAGGCGCGCTTGCTGGTAAAGCGTGGCGTATCGGTTTGATGGGTTATGGAGCGTCACAGCAAAATGTGTCCTTGTGCCTGAAAGCACTGGAAGAAAAGCTCAAGTAG
- a CDS encoding PglL family O-oligosaccharyltransferase has protein sequence MATIHVSGTQLEQSKPVIPLNQPFITCLALVFLLLMHVFMPNPGGSGLALSFNNTVWAGISLALGIGFYQISTNHYLRYNKFTVGLLIACGLLTLPIAYPSAYVDGATTRLLGLWGGFLLFVVLQQFRFSNKDKQRILEYIVLACLIEALIGYIQYFFLEPGNGMGYNTVANRPYGIFQQPNVMASFLATGLVISGYLLARKNNKYSSLGDTAILYLTPVMTTPLLVVLSSRTGWLGALIGVSLIIPYLLRFSTKRRAFTWIGLVILGVALGFSAAQSQQKSDFIGQKADLESPRRYTFPQTLDMVIEKPFTGWGYGNFESTYTLYTARQHQINGNYPPGLPAMDHPHNETLYWGVEGGIIPLLGLILTAVLTFTRVAQAKKGTRLALLALFVPILLHSQLEYPFYHSAIHWVTLIILLYWLDQRVIRSSTLHFSAITKSLLRISSLIVPTLTIMYMASALHSNHVLTQFERSYPKEPEILERVSNPLAWQDRYNWDIYSTYLDIGLQTGEKAYIQSYIDWSLEIIQHKPRPAFYKNLVLAHLGMGDEIKAAQTRTEGEFLFPNTDFSTVTYDGPSQAQDVTSQASATTLSMSEETSAE, from the coding sequence ATGGCCACAATTCATGTGAGTGGAACACAACTGGAACAAAGTAAACCTGTCATACCTTTAAACCAACCATTCATCACCTGTCTGGCATTGGTTTTCTTGCTTTTGATGCACGTATTTATGCCAAACCCAGGTGGTTCTGGCTTAGCCTTGTCATTCAACAATACCGTTTGGGCAGGTATTAGCTTGGCATTAGGCATCGGCTTCTATCAAATCAGTACTAACCACTATCTGCGATACAACAAATTCACTGTTGGATTACTGATCGCCTGCGGCCTTCTCACTTTACCGATAGCCTACCCTTCTGCGTATGTCGACGGCGCTACAACACGATTGCTAGGTCTTTGGGGTGGTTTTTTACTCTTCGTTGTGTTGCAGCAATTTCGTTTCAGCAACAAGGACAAGCAGCGGATCCTCGAATACATTGTGCTTGCCTGCTTAATCGAGGCGCTGATCGGTTACATTCAATACTTCTTTCTTGAGCCAGGCAATGGCATGGGCTATAACACCGTAGCGAATCGCCCTTACGGCATCTTTCAGCAACCGAATGTGATGGCCAGCTTTCTGGCTACCGGTCTTGTCATTTCTGGCTACCTACTCGCCCGTAAGAACAACAAATACAGCTCGCTTGGTGATACGGCGATTCTTTACCTCACTCCAGTCATGACTACGCCGCTACTCGTCGTACTCTCATCTCGAACAGGCTGGCTCGGCGCACTCATTGGTGTCTCGCTTATCATTCCTTATTTGCTACGCTTCTCAACCAAGCGTCGAGCGTTTACATGGATAGGTTTAGTCATCTTGGGCGTAGCGCTTGGCTTTAGTGCAGCTCAATCACAACAAAAGTCCGATTTTATTGGTCAAAAAGCCGATCTTGAAAGTCCGCGCCGTTATACCTTTCCACAAACGCTGGATATGGTGATTGAAAAGCCGTTTACTGGCTGGGGTTACGGCAACTTTGAGTCTACCTACACCCTCTATACCGCACGACAGCATCAAATTAACGGCAACTACCCACCAGGCTTGCCTGCAATGGATCACCCCCACAACGAAACCTTATATTGGGGAGTGGAAGGGGGAATCATTCCACTTTTAGGTCTTATACTGACTGCCGTTCTTACCTTTACTCGAGTTGCTCAAGCGAAGAAGGGAACCAGACTGGCGCTTCTTGCCCTCTTTGTTCCAATACTGCTCCATTCACAGCTAGAATATCCGTTTTATCACTCAGCAATTCACTGGGTAACACTCATCATTCTGCTCTACTGGCTTGATCAGCGAGTCATACGCAGCAGCACCTTGCACTTCTCTGCAATAACAAAGAGCTTGCTACGGATCAGCAGTTTAATTGTGCCGACACTGACCATCATGTATATGGCTAGCGCACTGCATTCAAACCATGTTCTCACCCAATTTGAGCGTTCATATCCAAAAGAACCAGAAATTCTTGAACGAGTCTCGAACCCACTGGCATGGCAAGATCGCTATAACTGGGATATCTACAGTACCTACCTAGATATCGGTCTTCAGACTGGTGAGAAGGCTTACATTCAATCCTACATTGATTGGTCACTAGAAATTATTCAGCACAAGCCGCGCCCGGCATTCTATAAAAATCTAGTACTGGCGCACCTTGGCATGGGAGATGAGATCAAAGCAGCGCAAACTCGTACAGAGGGTGAATTCTTGTTCCCGAACACGGATTTTTCAACAGTAACCTATGATGGGCCTAGCCAAGCGCAAGATGTCACTTCGCAAGCCAGTGCTACAACATTGAGTATGAGTGAAGAAACCAGCGCTGAATAA